In Quercus lobata isolate SW786 chromosome 12, ValleyOak3.0 Primary Assembly, whole genome shotgun sequence, a genomic segment contains:
- the LOC115972014 gene encoding transcription factor MYB39 produces the protein MGRSPCCDENGLKKGPWTPEEDQKLTDYINSHGHGSWRSLPKLAGLNRCGKSCRLRWTNYLRPDIKRGRFSEDEERTIISLHSVLGNKWSRIATQLPGRTDNEIKNYWNTHLRKKLLQMGIDPTTHKPRTDLNHLMNLSQLLGAASFGNLLSPWNSALGLQADASQLARIQLLKNMLQVINTSTLLNMDNIGLLQNQNLNPFEGLVNGTSTLYQKEPLLISQEYLNQGVIPQAPSNSQGIINSSSEFEGQFNMEDFLGSNNSTSSLSSSACENQTENPMPALVSGSPGTYTVNQVESKTDPNQFLTQSSTSTSFEVWEKLKDDETSDFYWKDILELTPSSPSPMSW, from the exons ATGGGTCGCTCCCCATGTTGTGATGAGAATGGTTTGAAGAAAGGTCCATGGACACCAGAGGAAGATCAAAAGCTGACTGATTATATTAACAGTCATGGCCATGGAAGTTGGAGATCGCTACCTAAGCTCGCTGGCTTGAATAGGTGCGGAAAGAGTTGCAGATTAAGGTGGACAAATTACCTGAGGCCTGATATTAAGAGAGGGAGGTTCTCTGAAGACGAAGAGCGAACGATCATCAGCCTTCACTCGGTTCTTGGAAACAA GTGGTCTAGGATTGCAACCCAACTTCCAGGGAGGACTGACAATGAAATCAAGAACTATTGGAACACCCACTTAAGAAAGAAGCTTCTTCAAATGGGTATTGACCCAACCACCCACAAGCCAAGAACTGATCTCAATCACCTTATGAATCTCTCTCAGTTACTTGGTGCTGCAAGCTTTGGCAATTTATTGAGTCCTTGGAATAGTGCTTTGGGTCTACAAGCAGATGCCTCTCAACTAGCTAGAATCCAACTACTGAAAAATATGTTGCAGGTTATAAACACAAGCACACTTCTTAACATGGACAACATTGGTCTGTTACAAAACCAAAATCTTAATCCATTTGAAGGACTTGTCAATGGTACAAGCACACTCTACCAAAAGGAGCCCTTACTAATAAGTCAAGAATATCTGAACCAGGGAGTGATCCCTCAAGCTCCTAGTAATTCCCAGGGAATTATCAATTCATCGTCAGAATTTGAAGGTCAGTTTAACATGGAAGATTTTCTTGGTTCCAACAACAGTACTAGTAGCTTGAGCAGTTCAGCATGTGAGAACCAAACAGAGAACCCAATGCCTGCATTGGTTTCAGGCTCTCCTGGGACTTACACTGTCAACCAAGTGGAAAGCAAGACTGACCCAAATCAATTCTTAACTCAATCATCTACCTCTACTAGCTTTGAAGTTTGGGAGAAACTCAAGGATGATGAAACAAGTGACTTTTATTGGAAAGATATATTGGA GTTAACACCGTCATCACCATCGCCAATGTCGTGGTAG
- the LOC115970113 gene encoding uncharacterized protein LOC115970113, translating into MNGAIQGVAACPRGPRNSHLFFANDSIIFYRATSDDCAHLEQILETYEHATGQQLNREKTSSFFSHNTPLETQEDIKNRFGAEIIRQHETYLGLPSLVGRSKRNTFRALKERLDNKLSGWKEKLPSQAGKEILIKAVAQDIPTYTMSVFKLPDTLCDEMTSMVRNFWWGQKEGRNKIAWLSWDKMCTPKKDGGGFAISRLSTRLSWQSRAGASKPIHIHYSTVFSRHVISLTMISFMLNLDKNPPMLGEV; encoded by the coding sequence ATGAATGGAGCTATCCAGGGTGTTGCTGCATGCCCACGAGGCCCACGGAACTCACACCTCTTTTTTGCAAATGACAGCATAATATTCTACCGAGCCACTAGTGATGATTGTGCCCATTTGGAACAAATCTTGGAGACCTATGAACATGCAACCGGTCAGCAACTCAATCGTGAAAAGACTTCCTCATTCTTCAGTCATAACACACCTCTTGAGACTCAAGAAGACATAAAAAACCGTTTTGGGGCTGAAATTATCAGGCAACATGAAACTTACTTGGGATTACCTTCCCTTGTAGGTCGTTCAAAGAGAAATACCTTTAGGGCGCTAAAGGAAAGACTCGATAATAAGCTTTCagggtggaaggaaaagctGCCCTCACAAGCTGGGAAAGAAATACTCATTAAGGCCGTAGCACAAGACATCCCCACCTATACAATGAGTGTCTTTAAACTTCCGGACACCCTTTGTGATGAGATGACAAGTATGGTCCgaaatttttggtggggtcaaaagGAAGGTCGAAACAAAATAGCTTGGTTGAGTTGGGATAAAATGTGCACGCCCAAAAAAGATGGAGGGGGTTTCGCGATCTCAAGGCTTTCAACAAGGCTCTCTTGGCAAAGCAGGGCTGGCGCCTCCAAACCAATACACATTCACTACTCCACCGTGTTTTCAAGGCACGTTATTTCCCTAACCATGATTTCCTTCATGCTGAACTTGGACAAAAACCCTCCTATGCTTGGAGAAGTATAA
- the LOC115972397 gene encoding inositol-tetrakisphosphate 1-kinase 1-like: MTEPERERERGPPRFTVGYALAPKKQNSFIRDSLVNLARSRGIDLVKIDTTRPLADQGPFHCVLHKLYGQEWKEQLGEFRLRNPNAVIIDSPDAIERLHNRISMLQVVSELEIESRSLTFGIPKQIVIYDKETLFDQQSWVALKFPVISKPLVADGSAKSHKMALVYNHDGLNKLKPPIVLQEFVNHGGVIFKVYVVGSHVQCVKRKSLPDVSASSSSTSGDAAVLPFSQVSNIATDEKAEEKYYEMMDLDDTKMPPQEFIEGIANGLRGALKLNLFNFDVIRDARFAERYFIIDINYFPGYAKMPCYETVLTDFFWDLLNNSSKLNSFDKEESNTCCGDGDLKREREDKENSIHV, encoded by the coding sequence ATGACTGAACCTGAACGCGAACGCGAACGCGGACCACCGAGATTCACCGTGGGCTACGCTTTGGCGCCGAAGAAGCAAAACAGCTTCATCAGAGACTCGCTCGTTAATCTCGCGAGATCTCGCGGGATCGATCTCGTGAAGATCGACACGACCCGACCTCTCGCGGATCAAGGCCCGTTTCACTGCGTGCTCCACAAGCTTTACGGCCAAGAATGGAAGGAGCAACTCGGCGAGTTCCGACTCAGAAACCCTAATGCCGTCATCATCGACTCGCCCGACGCGATCGAGCGGCTCCACAACCGAATCTCCATGCTACAGGTCGTTTCGGAGCTCGAAATCGAGTCTCGGAGCTTAACGTTTGGGATCCCGAAGCAAATCGTTATATACGACAAGGAAACTCTCTTCGATCAACAATCTTGGGTGGCTTTGAAGTTTCCGGTTATCTCGAAACCCTTGGTCGCCGACGGGAGCGCCAAATCGCACAAAATGGCTTTGGTTTACAACCACGACGGCCTCAACAAGCTCAAGCCCCCAATCGTGCTCCAAGAATTCGTTAACCACGGCGGAGTCATCTTCAAGGTCTACGTCGTCGGCAGCCACGTACAGTGCGTGAAACGCAAGTCGTTGCCGGACGTGTCGGCCTCCTCTTCCTCGACTTCCGGCGACGCGGCGGTGCTTCCGTTTTCGCAGGTGTCGAACATCGCCACCGACGAGAAAGCGGAGGAGAAGTACTACGAGATGATGGATTTGGACGACACGAAGATGCCGCCGCAGGAATTCATCGAAGGCATAGCGAATGGGTTGCGGGGAGCGTTGAAGTTGAACCTGTTCAACTTTGATGTGATTCGAGACGCCAGGTTTGCGGAACGTTACTTTATAATTGACATCAATTACTTTCCGGGTTATGCGAAAATGCCGTGTTATGAGACTGTGTTGACGGATTTCTTCTGGGATTTGTTGAATAATTCTAGTAAGTTGAATAGTTTTGATAAAGAAGAGAGCAATACTTGTTGTGGGGATGGGGAtctcaagagagagagagaggataagGAAAATTCTATTCATGTTTGA